In Kushneria marisflavi, the following are encoded in one genomic region:
- a CDS encoding amidohydrolase, with translation MTAEAPREETPAMRLSARVEARRDQFIALADAIWDHPETRFEEHVSSRLLADALEAEGFHVERGVAGMETAFVASIGSGAPVIALLGEFDALPGLSQRGGASAHEPLEPGGHGHGCGHNLLGTAALAAAVAVRDELHSCGRLEGAGTVRFYGCPGEEGGSGKTFMVREGLFDDVDVALTWHPMTFTGLFSTPTLANIQAYFRFHGTAAHAANSPHLGRSALDAVELMNIGANYLREHVPEQARLHYAVTDAGGNSPNVVQSSTEVLYLVRAPAMPETEEIYDRLQEVARGAALMTGTSVEVTFDKACSSYLPNRTLEALMFEQMETLGAPDFDEQDQRYARKIADTLTPAGRRADLDTMRRMTGNDTQARIEAFEDQALADAVLTPGDGREIMKGSTDVGDVSRVVPTAQCYVSCFAIGTALHTWQVVAQGRSALGHKGMLRAAEILGSTALRLLEDPERVSQAREELSRVNARTPYICPIPPDVTPSPLAS, from the coding sequence ATGACCGCTGAAGCCCCACGTGAAGAGACCCCGGCGATGCGCCTCAGTGCGCGGGTCGAGGCACGTCGCGATCAGTTCATCGCACTGGCCGATGCCATCTGGGACCATCCCGAAACCCGCTTTGAGGAACACGTTTCAAGCCGCCTGCTGGCTGATGCGCTCGAGGCCGAAGGCTTTCATGTCGAGCGCGGCGTGGCCGGGATGGAGACGGCGTTCGTGGCCAGCATTGGCAGCGGTGCACCGGTGATTGCCCTGCTTGGCGAGTTCGATGCCCTGCCCGGGCTCAGCCAGCGCGGCGGCGCCAGTGCCCACGAGCCACTCGAACCCGGCGGCCATGGGCATGGCTGCGGCCACAACCTGCTGGGCACGGCGGCGCTGGCCGCCGCCGTGGCCGTGCGGGATGAGCTGCACTCGTGTGGCAGACTCGAAGGGGCCGGCACCGTGCGCTTTTACGGCTGCCCAGGCGAGGAAGGCGGCTCGGGCAAGACCTTCATGGTCCGCGAAGGACTGTTCGACGACGTCGATGTGGCGCTCACCTGGCACCCCATGACGTTTACCGGGCTTTTTTCGACGCCGACGCTTGCCAACATTCAGGCCTATTTTCGCTTTCATGGCACGGCCGCCCATGCCGCCAACTCGCCACACCTGGGCCGCAGTGCGCTGGACGCGGTCGAGCTGATGAACATCGGCGCCAACTATCTGCGCGAACACGTCCCGGAACAGGCGCGTCTTCACTACGCGGTGACCGATGCCGGTGGCAATTCCCCCAACGTGGTCCAGTCCAGCACCGAGGTCCTTTATCTGGTACGCGCCCCCGCCATGCCCGAGACCGAGGAGATCTACGACCGTCTGCAGGAGGTGGCTCGCGGTGCGGCGCTGATGACCGGCACGAGTGTCGAGGTGACGTTCGACAAGGCCTGCTCCAGCTACCTGCCCAATCGCACGCTAGAAGCGTTGATGTTCGAGCAGATGGAGACGCTGGGCGCGCCTGACTTTGACGAGCAGGATCAACGCTATGCCCGTAAGATTGCCGATACCCTCACCCCGGCAGGCAGGCGGGCCGATCTCGACACCATGCGTCGGATGACCGGCAACGACACTCAGGCCCGTATCGAAGCGTTTGAGGATCAGGCGCTGGCCGATGCCGTGCTCACACCGGGCGATGGTCGGGAAATCATGAAGGGCTCCACCGATGTCGGCGATGTCAGCCGCGTGGTACCCACCGCACAGTGCTATGTCAGCTGCTTTGCCATCGGCACGGCTCTGCATACCTGGCAGGTCGTCGCTCAAGGGCGCAGTGCGCTGGGTCACAAGGGCATGCTGCGAGCGGCAGAGATACTGGGCAGCACGGCTCTGCGGCTGCTGGAAGATCCCGAGCGGGTAAGTCAGGCACGCGAGGAACTGTCGCGTGTGAACGCGCGTACGCCCTACATCTGTCCGATTCCGCCGGACGTGACACCCTCGCCGCTGGCTTCCTGA
- a CDS encoding amidohydrolase, protein MSESLMPQLNTQLETLTPQLTAWRRDFHQHAESGWVEFRTASLVAEELDRLGYQVTLGRDVVDDTSRMGVPDADTLAREEARARTQGAIERWLPQLSGGFTGVVGVLDTGRPGPTLGYRIDMDALDLEESREASHRPAQQGFGSQNAGMMHACGHDGHTTIGLGLARLFKTFESELSGRIKLIFQPAEEGVRGARSMVTAGVLDDVDVFIATHIGLDIPCGEIVCAQDGYLATTKLDVRYTGVPAHAGGRPEEGRNALLAAAQAAVGLHAIPRHSGGASRINVGVLNAGSGRNVVPATAMMKIETRGENTVINEEMRRRAIDVIEGAAQMQGVSVEYSLAGEADTCTSSPALVDYIQKRIEGLPGVEVVTPRISEPSGSEDATCMMKRVQERGGLATYMIFGTELAAGHHHQCFDFNEDVLPLAVRTLAHLAFDMALPGARHDR, encoded by the coding sequence ATGTCCGAATCCCTGATGCCACAGCTCAATACCCAGCTTGAGACGCTCACGCCGCAGCTCACCGCCTGGCGGCGCGATTTTCACCAGCACGCCGAGTCAGGCTGGGTCGAATTTCGCACTGCCTCACTGGTCGCCGAGGAACTTGACCGTCTTGGCTATCAGGTCACGCTGGGACGCGATGTCGTTGATGATACCTCACGCATGGGCGTACCTGACGCCGATACTCTGGCCCGTGAAGAGGCGCGCGCGCGTACTCAGGGCGCCATCGAGCGCTGGCTCCCTCAGCTCTCCGGTGGTTTCACCGGCGTGGTGGGCGTCCTTGATACCGGTCGCCCCGGGCCCACCCTCGGCTATCGCATCGATATGGACGCGCTGGACCTTGAAGAGTCCCGCGAGGCCTCGCACCGCCCGGCACAGCAGGGCTTCGGCTCGCAAAATGCCGGTATGATGCATGCCTGCGGTCATGACGGTCATACCACCATCGGGCTGGGGCTGGCACGATTGTTCAAGACGTTTGAATCCGAGCTTTCCGGGCGCATCAAGCTGATCTTTCAACCGGCAGAGGAAGGCGTACGCGGGGCCCGCTCCATGGTGACCGCCGGCGTACTCGATGATGTTGATGTCTTCATTGCCACCCACATCGGTCTGGACATTCCCTGCGGCGAAATTGTCTGCGCTCAGGATGGCTATCTGGCCACGACCAAGCTCGACGTGCGCTATACCGGCGTGCCGGCCCATGCCGGCGGTCGTCCTGAAGAGGGGCGCAATGCCCTGCTGGCTGCCGCTCAGGCCGCCGTGGGGCTGCATGCCATTCCCCGTCACAGCGGTGGTGCCTCGCGCATCAATGTCGGCGTGCTCAACGCCGGCAGCGGTCGTAATGTTGTCCCTGCCACGGCGATGATGAAGATCGAGACCCGCGGCGAAAATACGGTCATCAACGAAGAAATGCGCCGCCGCGCGATCGATGTCATCGAGGGGGCCGCGCAGATGCAGGGCGTCAGTGTCGAGTACAGCCTCGCCGGTGAAGCCGATACCTGTACCTCGAGCCCGGCACTGGTCGATTACATCCAAAAGCGCATCGAAGGGTTGCCGGGCGTTGAGGTGGTCACGCCACGCATCAGCGAACCCTCGGGCTCCGAGGATGCGACCTGCATGATGAAGCGAGTGCAGGAGCGCGGTGGGCTTGCCACCTACATGATCTTTGGCACCGAGCTGGCCGCCGGCCACCACCATCAGTGCTTTGACTTCAACGAGGACGTGCTGCCGCTGGCGGTGCGCACCCTGGCCCATCTCGCCTTCGACATGGCGTTACCGGGAGCGCGCCATGACCGCTGA
- a CDS encoding AbgT family transporter, with protein MVATTHQQAHEPRRSTRWLNTIERLGNRLPDPFMLFVALAVVVLIASVIFAAVDASVVLPATGENQPIRSLISSEGVRFMLGSMLTNFTGFAPLGLVLSMMLGIGLAEKIGLLDVLIRRTVMSAPRQLVTYTVAFTGIMMNVASDASLILLPPLASMVYHGLGRHPVAGLALGFASAGAGFTANLLIVGTDALLSGISTEAARLIDPDMVVTPVDNWYFNCLSVVVLTVVAAQISERITEPRLGTYQGEVERVESDEPASAGRGLRNAGIAALLYLGGLATLVLWPDSPLKNDDGGLIPSPFLSGIIPIILLFFITVSVAYGVTTGKIKTSRDVSERMAEAMRDLGGYIVLIFAASQFIAWFGWTHIGSWLAVNGAELLTSINFTGLPVIICYILFTGFMNLLIFSGSAKWALEAPIFVPLFMQLGYHPAFIQMAYRVADSSTNIISPLNPYMVVVLTFIRKYDREAGLGTLISLMLPYTLAFLSLWIVMLVAFYLLGLPFGPGIHALMP; from the coding sequence ATGGTTGCCACCACGCACCAACAGGCCCATGAGCCACGCCGCTCGACGCGCTGGCTCAATACCATCGAACGCCTGGGCAATCGCTTGCCCGACCCTTTCATGCTGTTTGTCGCCCTGGCCGTGGTCGTGTTGATCGCCTCCGTGATCTTTGCCGCCGTCGACGCCAGCGTTGTCCTGCCGGCGACCGGCGAGAACCAGCCCATACGAAGCCTGATCTCCAGTGAAGGCGTACGCTTCATGCTGGGATCAATGCTGACCAACTTCACCGGCTTTGCCCCGCTCGGGCTGGTGCTGTCGATGATGCTGGGCATCGGGCTTGCCGAAAAGATCGGTTTGCTGGATGTGTTGATTCGCCGCACGGTCATGTCGGCCCCTCGCCAGCTGGTGACCTATACGGTCGCCTTTACCGGCATCATGATGAATGTGGCCTCCGATGCGTCGCTGATTCTGCTGCCGCCGCTGGCCTCCATGGTGTATCACGGGCTGGGGCGTCATCCGGTGGCGGGACTGGCGCTCGGGTTTGCCAGCGCCGGTGCCGGTTTTACCGCCAATCTGTTGATTGTGGGTACCGACGCTCTGCTCTCCGGCATTTCTACGGAAGCTGCCCGGCTGATCGATCCCGACATGGTGGTCACCCCGGTCGACAACTGGTATTTCAACTGTCTGTCGGTCGTGGTGCTGACCGTGGTCGCCGCTCAGATCAGCGAACGCATTACCGAGCCACGACTGGGCACCTATCAGGGCGAGGTTGAACGGGTCGAAAGTGACGAGCCGGCCAGTGCCGGACGAGGCCTGCGCAACGCCGGCATCGCAGCACTTCTCTATCTTGGCGGGCTAGCCACGCTGGTGCTGTGGCCGGATTCGCCGCTTAAAAACGACGACGGCGGCCTGATCCCCTCGCCCTTTTTGTCGGGCATCATCCCGATCATTCTGCTGTTTTTCATCACCGTCAGCGTGGCCTATGGCGTTACCACCGGCAAAATCAAAACCTCCCGGGATGTCTCGGAGCGCATGGCAGAGGCCATGCGGGATCTGGGCGGCTATATCGTGCTCATCTTTGCCGCTTCGCAGTTCATTGCCTGGTTTGGCTGGACGCATATCGGCAGCTGGCTGGCGGTCAACGGTGCAGAGCTTCTGACCTCGATCAACTTCACCGGTCTGCCGGTCATCATCTGCTACATCCTGTTTACCGGCTTCATGAACCTGCTGATCTTTTCGGGCTCGGCCAAGTGGGCGCTGGAAGCCCCCATCTTCGTGCCGCTGTTCATGCAGCTGGGCTATCACCCGGCCTTTATCCAGATGGCCTATCGCGTCGCGGACTCCTCGACCAACATCATCTCACCGCTCAACCCCTATATGGTGGTGGTGCTGACGTTTATCCGAAAATACGACCGAGAGGCAGGACTGGGCACGCTGATTTCGCTGATGCTGCCCTACACGCTGGCCTTTTTGAGTCTCTGGATCGTGATGCTGGTGGCCTTTTATCTGCTTGGTCTGCCGTTCGGACCCGGCATTCACGCGCTGATGCCCTAG
- a CDS encoding LysR substrate-binding domain-containing protein, with translation MDSGRAEPRLHHIRAFVAVATHGSIRSAARELGMSQPAMTRSIRELEALMNTALLVRGASGVTLTDSGRALERHARMIVSELRRARDSVDQVSGRGRGHVAIGVSATVARTILPAVVARFQKDYPQVSMHLQEGQLSALVERLRSGELDFTISTVDTDTIDHDLRIQPLFDKPFVVVMRHDHPLAGATNPEMLCHARWVLPTPRSGYYAGLYRWLDEKHIINAQSRLECDSFTTSLNLIAQSDMIGVFAQGMVAHHGMAGLVELSLETPLPSARFHLVRHQERPLTPAAERLAQLFEYESRAG, from the coding sequence ATGGATTCAGGTAGAGCAGAACCGCGGCTGCATCACATTCGGGCCTTTGTGGCCGTGGCCACCCACGGCAGCATCCGCTCGGCCGCGCGTGAGCTGGGCATGTCGCAACCGGCCATGACCCGGTCCATTCGCGAGCTGGAAGCGCTCATGAATACGGCACTGCTGGTGCGCGGGGCCAGCGGTGTGACGTTGACCGACAGTGGGCGGGCGCTTGAACGTCATGCCCGGATGATCGTCAGTGAACTCAGACGGGCGCGTGACAGTGTGGATCAGGTCAGCGGTCGTGGTCGTGGTCATGTGGCCATCGGGGTATCGGCTACCGTCGCCCGGACCATTCTGCCGGCGGTTGTGGCCCGCTTTCAGAAGGACTATCCGCAGGTGAGCATGCATCTTCAGGAGGGACAGCTGTCGGCGCTGGTCGAGCGGCTGCGTTCCGGAGAACTCGATTTTACGATCAGCACGGTGGATACGGACACCATCGATCATGATCTGCGTATTCAGCCGCTGTTCGACAAGCCATTTGTGGTGGTCATGCGCCATGATCATCCGCTGGCCGGGGCCACCAACCCCGAGATGCTGTGTCATGCCCGCTGGGTGTTGCCCACGCCGCGAAGCGGCTATTACGCCGGTCTTTATCGCTGGCTGGATGAAAAACACATCATCAACGCACAGTCACGCCTTGAGTGTGATTCCTTTACGACCTCGCTGAACCTGATCGCCCAGAGCGACATGATCGGGGTCTTTGCTCAGGGCATGGTGGCCCATCATGGCATGGCCGGTCTGGTCGAACTGAGCCTTGAAACACCGCTGCCGTCGGCGCGCTTTCACCTGGTCCGCCATCAGGAACGGCCTCTGACCCCGGCGGCAGAACGGCTGGCACAGCTTTTTGAATACGAAAGCCGTGCCGGATGA
- a CDS encoding YajQ family cyclic di-GMP-binding protein, producing the protein MPSFDIVSEFDKHEATNAVDQANREVQTRFDFRGVDASFTLEGEKVSLEADADFQLKQMLDILRSKLISRGIDARCMDEQEPVLSGVKARQEVQLKQGLEQPDCKAIVKQLKESKLKVQSAIQGDKVRVTGKKRDDLQQAIALLKSEEGPDLPLQFDNFRD; encoded by the coding sequence ATGCCTTCTTTCGATATCGTGTCCGAATTTGACAAGCATGAAGCCACCAACGCTGTCGATCAGGCCAACCGCGAGGTACAGACTCGCTTTGACTTTCGTGGGGTCGATGCCAGCTTCACTCTGGAAGGAGAGAAGGTGTCGCTGGAAGCCGATGCCGATTTCCAGCTCAAGCAGATGCTCGACATCCTGCGTTCCAAACTGATCAGTCGGGGCATTGATGCCCGCTGCATGGATGAGCAGGAGCCCGTGCTGTCCGGCGTCAAGGCGCGTCAGGAAGTTCAGCTCAAGCAGGGCCTCGAGCAGCCTGACTGCAAGGCGATCGTCAAGCAGCTCAAGGAGTCGAAGCTCAAGGTGCAAAGCGCCATTCAGGGCGACAAGGTTCGCGTGACCGGCAAGAAACGCGATGACCTGCAGCAGGCCATTGCGCTGTTGAAAAGCGAAGAGGGGCCGGATCTGCCGCTGCAGTTTGATAACTTCCGCGATTGA
- a CDS encoding lysophospholipid acyltransferase family protein yields the protein MTMKDNWQARLIMRLWQVLSQRTPSTLWRLASRFEPVYSLIGVRERRITRMNLRQAFPEVSEQTRRQQIHDSLRHSIATMMELGFAWQGDPEAVEKSIVEVHGRELLDEARAEGRGVIVLAPHFGNWEILNFWLSSHFPFTAMYEPPKISALDPVIRHGRERMGASLVPTTSRGVAALLKALKRSEAIGILPDQVPDWGSGEFADFLGYPAYTATLLPRLVSRTNARVVTGVARRREDRRGFDIHFLKADERVYAQDDDALSARGVNASVENAIALDPMQYQWEYKRYRRTPGQRENVPGWREQRFYKQGRGGRKL from the coding sequence ATGACGATGAAAGACAACTGGCAGGCGCGCCTTATCATGCGCCTCTGGCAAGTGCTCTCGCAGCGCACGCCGTCCACTCTGTGGCGTCTGGCCTCACGTTTCGAACCCGTTTACAGCCTGATTGGCGTGCGCGAGCGACGCATTACGCGCATGAATCTGCGCCAGGCCTTTCCGGAGGTCAGCGAACAGACCCGCCGACAGCAGATTCATGACAGCCTGCGCCATTCGATCGCGACCATGATGGAGCTGGGATTTGCCTGGCAGGGGGATCCCGAGGCGGTGGAGAAGTCGATTGTCGAGGTGCATGGGCGTGAACTGCTCGATGAGGCGCGCGCCGAGGGACGCGGCGTGATCGTGCTGGCGCCCCACTTTGGCAACTGGGAGATTCTCAACTTCTGGCTCTCCAGCCACTTCCCGTTCACGGCCATGTACGAACCGCCCAAGATCAGTGCGCTTGACCCCGTCATTCGACACGGTCGCGAGCGCATGGGAGCCAGTCTCGTCCCCACGACCTCGCGCGGTGTGGCGGCGCTTTTAAAGGCCCTCAAGCGCAGCGAGGCGATCGGCATTCTGCCCGATCAGGTGCCGGACTGGGGCAGCGGCGAATTTGCCGACTTCCTTGGCTATCCGGCCTACACCGCCACCCTGCTGCCACGGCTGGTTTCGCGCACCAACGCTCGGGTCGTGACCGGCGTGGCCAGACGGCGCGAGGATCGACGCGGCTTTGATATCCACTTTCTCAAGGCCGACGAGCGAGTCTATGCCCAGGATGATGACGCCCTGTCAGCGCGTGGCGTCAACGCCAGTGTCGAAAATGCCATTGCACTGGACCCCATGCAGTATCAATGGGAATACAAGCGCTATCGGCGCACGCCCGGCCAGCGCGAAAACGTGCCCGGCTGGCGCGAGCAGCGCTTTTACAAGCAGGGACGTGGCGGCCGCAAGCTCTGA
- a CDS encoding MFS transporter, with the protein MARPLLTLILPPLLGLFILALGNGFLSTLVTLRLDNAGASVETIGWVSSAYYVGLALGAVLNDRLLLRIGHIRAYACFASLVAAAALAQALWLDAGWWFAMRLVGGWATVGVYLVIESWLLTSGDSARRGQILAFYMISLYAALALGQLLLGLFEAPFDATPYVVIGMLASLSVLPLCIIPRVSPLLEHAVPLPPWRLIRVTPTGIMGVFGSGLIVAALYSLLPLYLQQTGLSVERLGQFMAAVIVGGMALQYPMGRWSDRHDRQIVLIILGMTLIALSLALPLAAAMSELALGIVLFVFGGMAFSLYPVAMSHAADRAPPQALVGMSQGLLLINAVGCTLSAPILTGVMGQTGGNGLFYGLAMISAAMALFFMWRRSVRPAPQPVAPFAAHPVQTVVGAELDVTEEMVAGAEIQAEKDEAEEAAHQDNARYDSAAHANDKTAPLSQ; encoded by the coding sequence ATGGCTCGTCCACTGTTGACCCTGATCCTGCCACCGCTGCTGGGGCTTTTCATTCTGGCCCTGGGCAACGGGTTTCTATCCACGCTGGTGACATTACGACTCGATAACGCCGGCGCCTCGGTGGAGACCATCGGCTGGGTGTCCTCGGCCTACTATGTGGGACTGGCGCTGGGGGCGGTGCTCAACGATCGTCTGCTGCTGCGCATCGGACATATCCGGGCCTATGCCTGCTTTGCCTCGCTGGTGGCCGCCGCCGCACTGGCTCAGGCGCTGTGGCTTGATGCCGGCTGGTGGTTTGCCATGCGTCTGGTGGGTGGCTGGGCCACGGTCGGGGTCTATCTGGTGATCGAAAGCTGGCTTTTGACCAGCGGCGATTCGGCCCGCCGCGGCCAGATACTGGCCTTTTACATGATCTCGCTCTACGCGGCGCTGGCACTCGGGCAATTGCTGCTGGGGCTTTTCGAGGCGCCTTTCGATGCCACGCCCTATGTGGTGATCGGTATGCTGGCGTCGCTTTCGGTACTGCCGCTTTGCATCATTCCCCGGGTGTCGCCACTGCTGGAGCATGCCGTGCCGCTGCCGCCCTGGCGGCTGATTCGCGTGACGCCGACCGGGATCATGGGCGTTTTTGGCTCGGGACTGATCGTGGCGGCGCTCTATTCGCTGCTGCCCCTGTATCTTCAGCAGACGGGACTGTCGGTTGAACGGCTGGGTCAGTTCATGGCCGCGGTCATCGTGGGCGGTATGGCCCTGCAATATCCCATGGGGCGATGGTCGGATCGCCATGATCGCCAGATTGTTCTGATCATTCTTGGCATGACGCTGATTGCGCTCTCCCTGGCGTTGCCGCTGGCGGCGGCCATGAGCGAGCTGGCACTGGGCATTGTGCTCTTTGTGTTCGGAGGCATGGCGTTTTCGCTCTATCCGGTGGCCATGAGTCACGCCGCCGATCGAGCGCCGCCCCAGGCGCTGGTTGGCATGAGTCAGGGGCTGCTTCTGATCAATGCGGTGGGCTGCACGCTCAGCGCCCCCATACTGACAGGGGTGATGGGGCAGACGGGCGGTAACGGGCTGTTCTATGGTCTTGCCATGATCTCGGCGGCCATGGCGCTATTTTTCATGTGGCGGCGCAGTGTGCGTCCGGCCCCGCAGCCGGTGGCGCCGTTTGCCGCACACCCGGTACAGACCGTGGTGGGTGCCGAGCTTGATGTGACTGAAGAGATGGTGGCCGGGGCTGAAATTCAGGCAGAAAAGGATGAGGCCGAAGAGGCGGCGCATCAGGACAATGCGCGTTATGACAGTGCTGCGCACGCCAATGATAAAACGGCACCTCTCTCACAGTGA
- a CDS encoding sensor domain-containing diguanylate cyclase, whose translation MKGLMRLFRSRLALRAAASIVVIVGALGIAFLVSAVHLRAESEKKIQQTRLEGLIATVERTAQIACFLDDTQLAGEVTQGLLSNRIVREARLIRRDDSALADHANANEHQGGTPMTRTIHSPFDPAQEVCRMTLVPDQDWIDSMVNNATRFLSMALVLQLLGIGLSVILVVFYFVTRPISDISQKLHSLEAETGQKLPPPGGHHKDEIGKLVFSVNAMIDRLVSSLSEERRQRLAREIEERRYRTLFDNVEAGIFELDGQGHLLSANPAFCRLFLAGRALDTTAPPITFTSLISEGCPTTEELATRRARRDGTREWEMAIGENEQRRWVNVMVSRLEEGRLQGVAHDVTERRRTAEAAEKLAMTDPLTGLGNRLGFERRLSVIERYHRLHPEHHHALMLLDFDHFKQINDAHGHHAGDEVLQQIAGTLRAISRQHDFSARLGGDEFVMLLDHRTPREDLAVMAQRLIDSINQPLTLADGQKVQLGISIGIAVLGSDTDDVRTLVQLADQAMYRAKREGRNTWRFHDQNLTFDI comes from the coding sequence ATGAAAGGCCTGATGCGCCTTTTCCGCAGCCGGCTGGCCCTGCGCGCTGCCGCCAGCATCGTCGTCATCGTGGGCGCACTGGGGATCGCCTTTTTGGTCTCGGCCGTACACCTGCGTGCTGAATCCGAAAAAAAAATCCAGCAAACGCGGCTTGAGGGGCTGATTGCCACGGTCGAGCGCACGGCCCAGATCGCCTGTTTTCTGGACGACACACAGCTGGCCGGTGAAGTGACCCAGGGGCTCCTGAGCAATCGTATCGTGCGTGAAGCGCGGCTGATTCGTCGCGATGACAGCGCACTGGCCGATCATGCCAATGCCAACGAGCATCAGGGCGGGACGCCCATGACCCGGACCATCCACTCCCCGTTCGACCCCGCTCAGGAGGTCTGCCGCATGACGCTGGTACCGGATCAGGACTGGATTGATAGTATGGTCAACAACGCCACGCGATTTCTGTCAATGGCGCTTGTCCTGCAGCTTCTGGGGATCGGCCTGAGCGTGATTCTGGTGGTATTTTATTTCGTGACCCGCCCGATCAGTGATATTTCACAAAAACTGCACTCCCTGGAGGCGGAAACGGGTCAGAAACTGCCCCCACCCGGAGGCCATCACAAGGATGAGATCGGCAAGCTGGTGTTTAGCGTCAATGCCATGATCGATCGTCTGGTCAGCAGCCTGAGCGAGGAACGCCGGCAGCGGCTGGCCCGTGAAATCGAGGAGCGACGCTACCGCACGCTCTTTGACAACGTCGAGGCCGGCATTTTTGAACTCGACGGTCAGGGGCATCTGCTGTCCGCCAATCCAGCCTTTTGCCGGCTATTTCTGGCGGGCAGAGCGCTGGATACCACCGCACCGCCGATCACCTTTACATCGCTGATCAGCGAGGGCTGTCCTACCACCGAAGAGCTTGCCACGCGCCGTGCCCGTCGGGACGGCACTCGCGAATGGGAAATGGCGATAGGCGAAAATGAACAGCGGCGCTGGGTCAACGTCATGGTCAGCCGTCTGGAAGAGGGCCGTCTTCAGGGCGTGGCCCACGACGTCACCGAGCGGCGTCGGACGGCTGAAGCTGCCGAGAAACTGGCGATGACCGACCCGCTGACCGGGCTAGGCAACCGTCTGGGTTTCGAGCGTCGGCTGAGCGTCATCGAGCGCTATCACCGCCTTCATCCTGAACATCACCATGCCTTGATGCTGCTCGATTTCGACCACTTCAAGCAGATCAATGATGCCCATGGCCACCATGCCGGCGATGAAGTGCTCCAGCAGATCGCCGGAACACTGCGCGCCATCTCGCGCCAGCATGACTTTTCAGCCCGCCTGGGCGGCGACGAGTTCGTGATGCTGCTCGATCATCGCACACCTCGCGAGGATCTGGCCGTCATGGCGCAGCGTCTGATCGACAGCATCAACCAGCCGCTAACGCTGGCTGACGGTCAAAAGGTGCAGCTGGGCATCAGCATCGGCATCGCAGTACTGGGCAGCGATACCGATGATGTCAGGACACTGGTCCAGCTGGCCGATCAGGCGATGTATCGAGCCAAGCGCGAAGGCCGTAACACCTGGCGCTTTCATGATCAAAATCTCACCTTCGATATCTGA
- a CDS encoding porin produces MKFHALLLTTLLLIGSTAAQAQTHLLEDRVTISGFGTAGLIHSDQGKADFVRDTGQPKGAEQGLSARTDTRLGLQASLFLTSELDAVVQGMSQYRSSGDFSPELMLAFVRYAPTPDFQMRVGRLGWDVDLLSESRYIGYASPWIRPPVDHFGVLQLTYIDGADMTFTRPVGDDLVWARFFAGTSDSRFFMTDALQVDFDAHHVLGGHLNFETGPWRFRAGYTRIRSDVDFSGADADLVSQFFNIDANDYLNRLTGFDEIQVYSLGASYSSGPLQLQATWNRDIFARGSTWLDTGFVSAAWRMEQWTPYALMSGIRTHDDSEDPFSSNVNQNTWSLGLRYDVATNLALKAQFDRIHTRSPGLLWRGTDGTWKDDQSNLVSLGLDFIF; encoded by the coding sequence ATGAAGTTTCATGCACTTTTGCTGACAACGCTTTTGCTGATAGGCAGCACCGCTGCTCAGGCGCAGACACACCTTTTGGAAGACCGGGTAACAATTAGTGGGTTTGGCACGGCGGGTCTCATTCACAGCGATCAAGGAAAAGCCGACTTTGTGCGTGACACCGGCCAGCCCAAAGGCGCCGAACAGGGCTTGAGCGCCCGAACCGATACGCGGCTGGGCCTGCAGGCCAGCCTGTTTCTGACCAGCGAGCTCGATGCCGTGGTGCAGGGCATGAGCCAGTATCGCAGCTCTGGTGATTTCAGCCCCGAGCTGATGCTGGCCTTTGTGCGTTACGCCCCGACACCGGATTTTCAGATGCGGGTCGGCCGGCTGGGCTGGGATGTCGACCTGCTCTCGGAGTCACGTTATATCGGCTATGCCTCCCCCTGGATTCGCCCACCTGTGGATCATTTCGGGGTGCTGCAGCTGACTTATATTGATGGTGCTGACATGACCTTTACCCGACCGGTCGGCGATGATCTGGTCTGGGCACGTTTTTTTGCCGGCACTTCCGACAGCCGATTTTTCATGACAGATGCCCTGCAGGTGGATTTTGATGCCCACCACGTGCTGGGCGGTCATCTCAATTTTGAAACCGGCCCCTGGAGGTTTCGCGCCGGCTATACCCGAATTCGGTCAGACGTTGATTTCAGCGGCGCTGATGCTGACCTTGTAAGTCAATTTTTCAACATCGATGCCAATGACTACCTGAATCGTCTGACCGGTTTTGACGAAATACAGGTCTATTCACTGGGAGCGTCCTACAGCTCGGGGCCCCTGCAACTGCAGGCGACCTGGAATCGCGACATTTTTGCCAGGGGTAGTACCTGGCTGGATACCGGATTTGTCTCAGCAGCGTGGCGAATGGAGCAATGGACACCCTATGCGCTGATGTCAGGCATCAGAACGCATGATGATAGCGAAGATCCCTTCAGCTCCAACGTCAATCAGAACACCTGGTCATTGGGGCTTCGCTATGACGTGGCCACCAACCTGGCCCTCAAGGCCCAGTTTGACCGTATCCATACCCGCTCACCCGGACTGCTGTGGCGTGGAACCGACGGCACCTGGAAGGACGATCAATCAAACCTTGTCAGCCTCGGGCTGGATTTCATCTTTTAA